CGGGGGCGATTCGCATCACCGCGGAGGTGCTGGGGATCGACGCAACCGAAGGAAACCGTTCCCCGCGCGCCGGGAAATCAGCAGCCAGCGATATTCCTTCGTGACCGGGAGGACGCAAGACGCGGAAGGATGAGCCGGGTTACGACCTCAACCCATTCCGCGCGGTGCGTCCGACTCGTGCCAACAGCCAAGGCCGGCTCGACGAGGTCACCCGGGCTGCGCGCCGCCGCATTCACCGACCCGGCCTCCGACAAGAACGTCCGGTTGGCGGTGCGCATCCGGTTCCCGGCTCGACAGATTCGACGGTTCGACGGTTAATCGCCTTAATCGCTTCACCGAGTACAACCCATGAGTCACGCGCCTCGCCCCTGCCGCCGGGCCAACGAGCCCGCCGACGATGTTGGTACGGATTTCTTCGCCCAGCCGGGCGTCGAGCTGTTCCGCGACCAGTACGGTCGCCACTTCACCTACTTCCCGGTGGGCGACCGCTTCGAGACGCACCCGCTCCGCGGCAAGCGGCTGCTCCACGCGCTGATCCGGTTCTACGCCGGCAACGGCGTGCGTCTCAACCGCCGGCAGGCCCGGGATCGCATCGAGTTCGCCGAGGCCTGGGCCGACGAGCGGACGGTCGAGCTCACCAACCGCAGTGGTTGTGGCGCCCGCCCCGACGAGTTGTGGGTCGACCTGACCGACGACCGCTGGCGGGCCGTGCGCGTCACCCCCGGTGCGTGGCAGGTGGTCGAGCGCCCGCCCATCCTGTTCCAGCGGTTCGCCCACCAGTGCCCGCTACCCGACCCCGACGCCGCCGGGGATCTCGCGGAACTGCTCGACCACCTGCCCCAACTCGCGGGCGAACACGACCGACTCCTCTTGCTCGCCTGGGTGGCCGCTGCCTGGCTGCCGATTCCCCGGCCCATCCTCATCTTTACCGGCACCCACGGAGCGGCCAAGAGTACCGCGACCGCGTTCCTCCGCCGGGTACTCGACCCGTCCCGGGCCGAACTGCTCGGCAAGGACGCCCGGGGCGACCTCCCGCTCACCTTCCAGAAGCACGCCGTCGCCGCCTTCGACAACGTGGACGCGCTGGTACCTCCCGAGGCCGATCTGTGCTGCCAGGCGGTCACCGGCCGCGCGATCGCCCGCCGCCAGTTGTACACCGACGCCGACGAGTTCATTTTCTCCTTCCGCCGGGCGGTGATCATCAACGGGCTGCGCCTGCCGACCAACCGGACCGATTTTCTGGACCGGTGCCTGATTCTCGACCTCGAGCGCATCGCGCCCGAGCGGCGGGTCAGCGGGCGCCGGGTGGAGCAGGGATTCGAGTTGGCGCGCCCGCGCATCGTCGGCGGGCTCCTCAACACTCTCGCCCGGGCCATGCAACTCCTGCCGGGCGTGTCGGACGCGAGCCTCGGCCGGATGGCCGACTTCCACCACTGGGGGCGGGCGGTGGCCCTCGCTCTGGGCCGCACGGCGGACGCGTTCGACGCCGCGTACCGGGTGGCCGAGGGCCGGCAGAAGCGCGGGGCGGCCGAGAACACCCTGGCCCAGGCGCTGCTGCTGTTCGCCCGGACGACCATGCGCTGGGAGGGACCGGCGACCGAGTTGTACGAGCGCCTGATCGAGACCGCCCAGAATCGGCAGTTGCGACGGACCCCGGAGTTCTGGCCCGACAGCCCGGTCGGGCTGGGCCGGGTGCTGAAGCAACTGGGCGAGACCCTGGCCGACTACGGGGTGACGGTCACCCCGCTCCGCCGGACGACCACCCGACGGGTGCAGATCGCCTACGATCCGGCACAGGACCGGCTGAGGATTGAGGATCGGTCCCGATCGCAGTGCCGGGTGTCGCCGGCGGCACCCGGCCCGTCACGAGCACACGGTTTCGTTCGCCCGTGAATTTCCGCCCCCCCCCCGGCCCACTGACCCGGCCCATTGTCCCGAACCCAGGAGGCATCATGGATGCCGTTCCGCAAGGGCGCGCCGCGCCCGTACCCGCCGCCGTGCTCCCGGACGCGCTCGGCTCGTGGCTCGTGTCCTGCCGCGGCACCCTGTTCACGATGCTCGTCTGCCGGGGATACTCCCACGCGAGCGCCGACGACGCCGTCCAGGACGCGCTCGTTCGCGCCCTTCAGTGGATCGCGGCGGGGCGGTTCGCGGCGATCACGGACCCTCTCGCCTGGTTGCGGGTCGTGGCTCTCAACGCCGCGCGAACGAACGCCCCCCGCCGGCACTTACGGCCTCTCGGAGAAGGCCGCGCGTCGGCCGCCCGCCCGTTCGACGCGTTCGATGGCGCGGACGAGACCCGCGCCCGCCTCGGTGCGGTGAGAGTGGTACTCGACGGGTTGCCCGCACCCCTGGGCGCCGTGTTCACGTACTGCGCGCTAGAAGGGCACACCCGCCGGGCGGCCGCGCGGCACTTCCAGTTGCCCCTCGGCACGATCATGTCGGCGGTGCGCCGGGCACAGACCGCGGTCCACCGGGCACTCGGCGAGGGGCGGGCCGGGACGAAAACCGAGTAACGCGCTTCACGGCCCCGGTCCCGCGCGTCTTCTTATCGGGCCCGCCACGATCGCCACACACACGACGAAACGCGGCCCGCGGACAGCGCCTCCGCGGGACCGGTCGGGCGATGCACCCGCGGGCCGAATTCGGTCGGGGAACTGAGATCGGCGCCCGGTGCCCTGTTTCGGAACGGACCCTCACGACTCTGGAGATCGCGATGTCGCACCAACTGCTTCACATCCTGACGCACCTGGGCGTTCACCTCGGCCACTACCTGGCGGAAAAGTCCCATCACCCGCCGGCGGGCTGTCGCAAGTGCCGGACGACCTCGGGCACCATGTCCACCACGAACTGCTGTCAGGCGCGGCTGTGCGCGTCCTGCCTCGCCAGATACGACCGGGAGTGCCCCCGAACCTGCACCTTCTGCGGTAACGACGTCATTCGCAAGTAACGGCATGCGACCAACGGGTCGTCTGGACCCGCCCCAATGGGGCGGACGTTCCTCACCCCGGTTTAGGTACCGGCCCGGCAAGCCCGGGGCGATCCACCCCACCGACCCGATCGCGGCGGAGTCCTTACGAACCCGCATCGAATCTTCACTCCCGGAGCGAACCGAGATGACCGCCCTGCGCCTCATTACCGTCCCGCTGACCGCGTGCGACATCGCGTACAACCCGCGCGCGGCCCGCGCCCCCGCGTCCTGCCGCTCACTCGGCGAGAACATCCGCACCCACGGCCAGAAGGTGCCGATCGTCGGCTTCTTCAAGAGCGACCGCTTCCAGGTCGCCGACGGCGGGTGCCGGGTCGAGGGCATGCGGCTGGTCGGGCTGACCGAGGTTCTCGCCCTCGACTGGGGCAAGGAGCCCACCCCGGCCGACCTGATGATGGCCCACGCGTCCATCGACTTACACCGGCAGTTCCTCCCGCCCCTGGACCGGGCGCGGCTGTTCCGGTCCCTGATCGACGCCCGCGGGTGTACCGCCAAACAGCTCGCCCGGGACCTGAGCGTCAGCGACAGCCTGGTCGGCCGGTACCTGTCGCTCCTCGTCCTCCCAACCGACCTCCAGGAACGGGTCAGTACCGGCACGCTGGAATTCAGCAAGGCGTGCGTGGTGGCTCAGGAACCGGACCCGGCCCGGCAGCGCGAACTGGCGACGATGGCCCCGGACCTGCCGCGGGACGCACTCGCCGAACGGGCGCGAAAGGCCCGCCCGGCGAACACCGCGGCGCCAAAAGTGGGGCGGATCCGGATCGAGTTGGCGAGCGGAACGGCCGTGACCGTTTCCGGGGCCGGACTGACCCTCGACGACGCCATCGGGGCCACGGCCGAGGCGCACAAGAAGCTCAAGCAGGGACGCGACCAGGGCCTCACCGCCAAGACGATCTCGAGAATCAGCGCCGAGCGGTCGAACGCAACGTCCTGACCGGCGCCCGACCCCTCGATGTGGTCTCCGGTGACGATCGAGGGCGTCCGGTCCTGACACGTGGATTCGACGTCGAACCGGGAAACGAAAAAGCGGTTCGGAAGGTGTCTCGAAGGCGCGCCGGGAACGCCGCTCGGTTCCAACGAAATGACGGTCCAGAGCCCGCGGCGAATGAACCCGAGTGCCGCGGGCCGGTCGAGCGCCCGGCGCGGGCCGTTTCAGCTGGGTGGGCCGCGTCCGCGTGCGAGCTGACAATCGCTCGCACGCGGACGCCGTGCCGGTGCCACAGCCACCCATCGTGTATCCGACCGGCACCCGTGCCGGGCCAACGAGGTCATGACGATGAATGAGAACCACGATGCCGGCCGCGCGGAGCCCCGCGCGCTTGAGAGAGTGGTCCACATCCCCACCCGCATCGATCGCTCTCCCGCCCACCGGTGGCGCGTCCCTTGGTGAACCGGCGCGGCATCCACAACGGCGCCGGGCGCACGTCCCGCGACGTGGCGCCGACGTCGCCCGCGACGAGTTGGGGTACCCACGCACTACCGCGAGCGAGGAGCCATGTTTGCAGCCGTCAACCGGAGTGACGAGGCCGCGTTCAACGTCCTCGTACTGGCCGCGCTCACCTGTGCGGCCCTGTATTACCTGCGGAACAAGCGCCCCACGAGCACCGCCTACGGGTCCGCGCAGTGGGCGAGCGATAAGCTGCTCCGCGCGTGGGCCATGCTCGGGCCGCGGGGACCCGTCATCGGGCGCACGCTGAGCGGAACGTTAATTCGCGTGCCCAATTTCTGTCACGGGCTCCTCATTGGGGGCACGGGCTCGGGCAAAGGCATCGGGGTGATGATCCCGAATTTGCTCTCCCGCTTCCGCGGTTCGATCCTCGTGTTCGACACGAAAGGCGACCTGTTCGCGACGACGGCCGGGTTCCGGCGGCGGATGGGCCAACGGATCGTCTGCTTGGCGCCGTTCGCCCAGGGGCACCGCCTGAACCCACTCGACACCATCGCGCGAGACAGCCCGGTGCTGATCGATTCGGCCCGGGCGCTCGCCGAGGCCCTGATCGCGCGACAGGAGGCCACGCGCGATCCCCACTGGGGCGACAAAGCGGTGCAAGTCGTCACCGCGGTCCTCGTCTTCGTGTTACTCGCCCTGCGCGACGGCGAACGGACCCTCAACAGCGTGCAGGACATCGCGAGCGACGCGGAGCTGCTGGCCGCAACGGCGGGCCAGCTCGTGGAGATGGGCGGGCTCCCGGCGCGGCTCGGGGGCCAGCTCAAAATGCTGTTCGAGAAGGGCACCCTGTTCACCAAGGAGGGGGCCAGCGTCATGAGCACGGTGACGCGCCACTTGTCGTTCCTGGACAGCGAAATGATTTCCCGGTCCGTGGCCCGGAGCGACTTCGACGTCCGCGATCTCCTCGCGCCCGGGACCACCTTGTACCTGCAGATCCCGCCGGACCAGCTGATCGCGCAACGGGGCCTGCTCCGGTGTTGGGTGTCGACCATCATGCGCGTGGTCGGGTCCGCGGGCTCGGAGCTGAATAGTGAGCTCCTGTGCCTGCTCGACGAGGCCGGTGCGTTGGCCGGCCTCCCGGCCATCGAAGAGGCGCTGGTCCGGGGCCGGTCCTCGGGCGTCCGGATGTTACTCGCGTACCAATCAGAATCTCAAGTGCGCGCCGCGTTCCAGGACCAACCGACCCTGCTGTTCGACAACTGTGGCACGCAGATCTGGTTGGGGGCGAGCAGCTTCGAGACCGCCGAGCGGATCAGCAAGAGCCTGGGTTCTTATACCCGGGCGATCGACGGGTACAGCGAGAACTCGAGCCGGTCGCACAACACGGGGGGCACGAGCGGGGGGCAGTCCAGCGCGGGGCGTGCGACGAATACCGCGTTTCACGGGTTCCCCCTGTTGCGCCCGGAGGAGGTCCTGACCCTCGGCGACGAGTACCTGATCGCGTTCCAGCGCGGGCTCCCCGCCCCGATCCTCGCCCGGCGGATCCGGTGGTTCGAGGACCCGGGGTTCAACCCCGCGGCGAAACGCCCGCGGCGCAAGATCTCGACCCCGTGGATCATCTTCGGGCTGTGCGCGATCGCCCTCGGCGTGTTGACGGTGCGGGCCAAAGTGAACGGGACCGGCTACTGGGCACCCGACCCGCCGGCCCGAACGCGGCCCGAACCGAAGCACGTGCAACCGAAACCGAAAGGAGCCGAGCAATGGCCAAAATAGGAGCCAGCCACGCCGCCGCGATGGGCCGACTGGGCCTGGCGGAGTTGCGCAACGCGTTTAACCCTTCTGTCCAATCCGTGGCCGACCGAGACGGGGGCTTGTACGGCTCGGCGACCCCACAAGAGATCACCGCGGCCCGCGACGACGGGCCGGGGCCGGGATCGATGACGCTGGCGGAGCTGAGGGCCGCAGCCCGGGACCAGGCCCGGGCCGCCGGGCCGGACACGTCCAAGAACAGCGACCGGGACGATAGCGGCCCGGATCGGTCCCACGAGAGGTAGCCGACCACCCCGATGCCCACCGGACGCCGGGAGCCGCCCCCACGCGGTCACGGACCGCTGCGCGCCGTGTCGGAGCCCAACAGGGATTCTGGTCGCCCCCATGATCGGATCGCGCTCCGGAGATCGCCCACCCACTCATGAGGTTTACGCATGGTTTACGCATTGATCTGGCCGTTCGACTGGTCGTGCAGCGGGATCGCGCTTCTCGGCGTGCTGGTGCTGGTAGCGGTCGCGTGGGCCGCGGGCCTGGCGGCCGTTCGAGCAGCCGCCACGGCGAAGAACGCCGCGCGGTGTGACACGGCAAAAGGGCTCGGCAAAACCCTTCTGGACGCGTGGATCGTATCGCTGTTCCACCGGTAGGCCGGCGCGGGCGGTCCGCACCGGTCGGTTCATCATGTTTCTCCAACGGGAGCTTTCGTCATGGGTTTCTTGAGCGATTTCTTTACGGGGGGCGTCAGCGGCGCCACCAATTCCGCGGCCCGCGTGGGGCGATCGGGCGGCATCCGTCAGATCGAGCACCTGTGTGATCAAATCGGGTGGGGCATCGACGAGCGCCTCGGGGACAGTGGGATCGGCCTCGATTTCAAGGACCCGATCGTGGGCACCCGACGGCTCCTCGTCACGGCGGGGGAGAAGATCGCCATCCTCAACCTGTTCAGTTCGGCCGAGTTCCCGGCGCGCCACGTCCCGATCGAGCTGGCGCTGCACCTGCTCCAGCGGAACCACGAGGGCATCTTCCACGCGTGGCGGATGATCGGCCCCGAGGGCGGCAAGGTCGGGTTCGCGGCCGTGTACAGCGCGCTCATGGAGGGGCTCGATCCGGTCACCTTCAAAACCATCTGCGAAACCCTGTTCAAGGAGGTCCATGCGTTCGACGCGAAGCTGCGCGAATCCGGCGTGATCTGATCCCCTCCCCGGCACGGAGGCCGGGTTGTTCCTCTTGGAGGCCCCATGCACCCGCACCCCGACGACTTGGACGGGTTGGACGACTACGACCGCCTGCTGGTTTCGGACATGGACTACTCGCGCCCGCTGTACGCGCCCGGGGACACGAGTTCCGGCGACGCGCGACTCATCGAGGACGTGAGCCGGGCCAGCGCCGCACACGTCTACGGCGACCTCGCGGCACTCGCGGCGCTGTCGCCCCGGGAAGGATTCGAGCGCCTGGCCGATCACTTCCGTTCGGCCTTCTGTGCTTACTTCGACGGGCGCGCGGGATGGCCCGGTGGCGATCCCGGTTAGCGTTACGAACCGACCTCTTCACCCAAGGAAATACCGATGGACGTTTACTACTCGGTCACCGATGCGACCGTGTCGGCCCTCTGCACGGCCGCCGTCTTGGTGGTCGTGTGTGTCGCGGCGATGTGCGTGCTGGTCGTACCGGGCCGGCGCGACGAGCACCGCGGGCCGCATGGCGGTCCCGGGCGGCGATCACCCGCGATCAGCGTCGAATGCCCGAAATGCCGCGTGCGGTGCCGCTGCACCGGTCCACACCGAACTGCGGTGGTCAACTGCCCGCGCTGCGGAACCGAACTCGTCTCAAGCACGAACGAGCCACGAAACGCCGCGTCAGGCGATCCGGGCGGCGTTCCGACCGTTCGAGGACGTGTTGACCCGCGAAGTGCGATCACGAGGGTGAACACCGCGTGAGTTGCTCCGGGGGGCGATTTTCCGTCGCACCGATCGAGTTCGCAGATACGGGCAACCGGGCTCGGAGGAGATCAACGCGCTATTCGACCGAGCCGAGAAACATATCGGGCACGGGGTTTCGAGAAACTCATTGAGCGGGAATCGTCCCGCCCGTTCTCGGGAGGCTTGTCATGTCGGACGACAATCGATCGCGTGGGCCGGCCACACGCGGCCCGTACCAAGTGTGGCACCGCTCGGACGAAGGCTTCACGCCCGTCGCCCTCGTCAACGGCGGGAACCTGCTGGCGGCAATCGTCTTCACGATGAGTCGCACGGACGGGCACTGGCAGGACGGCGAACGGGTCACCGCTCTGGTGCCCGACGCCCGCTCCACCAACATCGGGGACGTGATCGTGAGCCCCGAAGGTGTGGCCCATGAGCTCACGGCCACCGACCACGGCCCCGCCTGTGTCCCGATCGATTTCCCGCCGCACCGGGAACAGCGGGCGCTCTTTGCCGAGTGGGCCGCGGACTACGCGGCGG
This region of Gemmata massiliana genomic DNA includes:
- a CDS encoding RNA polymerase sigma factor, which translates into the protein MDAVPQGRAAPVPAAVLPDALGSWLVSCRGTLFTMLVCRGYSHASADDAVQDALVRALQWIAAGRFAAITDPLAWLRVVALNAARTNAPRRHLRPLGEGRASAARPFDAFDGADETRARLGAVRVVLDGLPAPLGAVFTYCALEGHTRRAAARHFQLPLGTIMSAVRRAQTAVHRALGEGRAGTKTE
- a CDS encoding type IV secretory system conjugative DNA transfer family protein, which produces MFAAVNRSDEAAFNVLVLAALTCAALYYLRNKRPTSTAYGSAQWASDKLLRAWAMLGPRGPVIGRTLSGTLIRVPNFCHGLLIGGTGSGKGIGVMIPNLLSRFRGSILVFDTKGDLFATTAGFRRRMGQRIVCLAPFAQGHRLNPLDTIARDSPVLIDSARALAEALIARQEATRDPHWGDKAVQVVTAVLVFVLLALRDGERTLNSVQDIASDAELLAATAGQLVEMGGLPARLGGQLKMLFEKGTLFTKEGASVMSTVTRHLSFLDSEMISRSVARSDFDVRDLLAPGTTLYLQIPPDQLIAQRGLLRCWVSTIMRVVGSAGSELNSELLCLLDEAGALAGLPAIEEALVRGRSSGVRMLLAYQSESQVRAAFQDQPTLLFDNCGTQIWLGASSFETAERISKSLGSYTRAIDGYSENSSRSHNTGGTSGGQSSAGRATNTAFHGFPLLRPEEVLTLGDEYLIAFQRGLPAPILARRIRWFEDPGFNPAAKRPRRKISTPWIIFGLCAIALGVLTVRAKVNGTGYWAPDPPARTRPEPKHVQPKPKGAEQWPK
- a CDS encoding ParB/RepB/Spo0J family partition protein, which produces MTALRLITVPLTACDIAYNPRAARAPASCRSLGENIRTHGQKVPIVGFFKSDRFQVADGGCRVEGMRLVGLTEVLALDWGKEPTPADLMMAHASIDLHRQFLPPLDRARLFRSLIDARGCTAKQLARDLSVSDSLVGRYLSLLVLPTDLQERVSTGTLEFSKACVVAQEPDPARQRELATMAPDLPRDALAERARKARPANTAAPKVGRIRIELASGTAVTVSGAGLTLDDAIGATAEAHKKLKQGRDQGLTAKTISRISAERSNATS